The region GCATCCCCATGCGCAGGGCGCTCGCCGGGTCGATATAGTTCCCGAACGCGCCGGCGAGCAGGATCTCGTCGAGATCGTCAGCGGAAAGGTCCGAAAACTGCAGAAGTAATTCGATGGCGGCACGAACAGCACCTTTCGCCAGTTGCAGTTCACGCACATCCCGCTGCGAAAGATAGATCGGACGCGCGGCATCCAGAGCGCTCAGCAGGAAACGACGTTCGTTACCGTCGCCCACAATACGCGCCTGAGCGGCCGCCGACATGTTCTCCGGAAGCGAACCGTTCACGAATCGCCCGCCCTGATCCACCACGCCCAGTTCCAGCGCCACCGCCAAGGCGTCGAAAAGCCCCGATCCGCAGATCCCCACGGGCTCTTGGCCGTCGATTGTCTGAATCGAGATGTCGTCGCCGTCGATTGAGACATGCTCAATTGCGCCGGGCGCGGCGCGCATGCCGTGCTCGATCTGTGCTCCTTCGAAGGCAGGACCAGCCGCGCAGGAGGTCACCAGCAGCTTTTTCCCGGTCCACAGTGCCACTTCGCCGTTGGTGCCAATGTCTACCGCAAGCACAGGACGCGGGCGCTCGATCATGTCGGTGGCCAGGATTACCCCTACAGTATCAGCGCCCACGAAACCGGCGATTACAGGGAGACAGAACACGTTGCCGCGCGGGTTCATTCTCAGCCCCGCGTCAGCCGGCCGCAACTCCTGGGGCCGCGAGCTTACAGGGATGTAAGGCGCCTGGGCGACGTAGCGCGGGTCCAGCCCCATGAAGAAGTGGTTCATGGCCGTATTCCCGACCACCGTCACCTCGTAGATCTCTTCGTGTCGGCAGTCGCAATTTGCCAGCGCCTTGTCAATGACGTCATTGACCGTGCCCACAACCAGCTCCCGAAGCTCCTCCAACCCTCCCTCGTGGCTGTTGGAGTATTCAATACGGGAGATAACGTCCGCGCCATGACGACCCTGTTCATTGTAAGCCGCAGCCGCCGAGAGCTGCCTGCCGGTGAGCAAGTCTACCACATAGGCGACAACGGTGGTGGACCCGATGTCCACTGCTACCCCCAGGGTGCGGGGCGGCTCGAGACCTGGGTGAACGTCCACGAGGCGTGAACCGACGATGGAGGCGACTACCTGGAAATGATCCGCCCGTAACGCTTCCGGCAGGCGCTGCAGAGCGGGTGGACAGGCATAGAGGCGCGGCACCAGCGGCTCAAGTGCGGTTGCGAGTCGGTCGAAGTCGCTGCGCTGGTCTTCGAGCGCCGGCGGATCGAGCTTCACCGGAATCTGCCGCACATTGGGCTCGAGCGCCACAGGCCGGACCAGTTCGCCATCGAGGGACTTGGTGCCGATGACGCGCGCAGTGGCAGGGACCAGAACGACTGCATCTCCCAGAACCCGCGTCTGGCAGGCGAGGCGCACGCCCTGAGCGAGCTCGGTTTCATCCAGCGCGCGTCTCTCAGCGTCAGTGGGTTCCGAGACGTTACCCTCAATGACCGTGAACTTGCACTTGCCGCAGGTTCCCCGCCCCGCGCATGGCAGGTGTAGGTCGATATCGGCCGCGTGGGTGATGTCGGACACCAACGTGCCGGCGACTGCGCGGACCTGCAGGCCGTCCGGTTGGATGAGTACGGCAATCTGTTCAGCCAATGGTCTGCCCTCAGCACTTAGCCCGGGGCGATATGGTGTTTCGCGCTCCCGGGCCCGTACTCTCAAATGCCGCTACCGGCCTGGCCCCCCGGGGTGTTCGGGGGAATGCCGGCAGACAGAGGTGTTAGTAGTAGCTCAGGCTCTTCTTTGCTTCGCCTGCTTCACGGGACGACGGTGCGACCTCGACCACTCTTTCGAGATACGGGCGCGCTTCATCGAACTCGCCCATCATTTCCAGGAACTTTGCCAGATCCAGGAGGAACCTGGGATTGTCGGGCTCCAGTTCGCAGGCTGTACGAAATGCCTCGGGGGCACCGTCAAAGTCACCGGAGTTCATGAGAACGTGCCCCATGGACCAGTGGCAACAGGCTTCATTGGGACAGGCCTGCGCCACTTCTTCAAGCAGTGACTTGGCTGTGGCGTAGTCTCCGTTCAGACGCGCCTGCTCGGCCTGCTCATAAAGCCGCTGGATAGCCTCTTCCATGAACTGCGACTCTTTACTCCAAGGGTGGTCGCTCTACGTGTTTGCTCAATAAGTTAACCGAATTGGGCGCGAATTTCAAGCCGTGCTCCGTTCAGCCATTCGGCCGCTGACATACTCGCCCTCCCCGCGCCCTGCACCTGGGTGACAACCAGAGCCCCCCTCCCGCATGCCACGGTGAAGCTCTCGCCGGGCTTTATTTCCACAACGGACCCGGGAATACCTTCAAGCCCTTCCTGGCTTTCCACGGGTTTCGCCTTCAGGATTCTCAAGAGTCGGCCACGGTAGCTCGTGTAGGCGCTCGGCCAAGGATAGTATGCCCTCACCTCGCGCTCAATCTGTTCAGCCGGCTCGCGCCAGTCGATGAGACCATCCGCCTTTCGGATGCAGGGCGCCCACGTTGCCTGGCTCTCATCCTGCGGCACAGAAGGCGCGTTTCCGCTTTCGATCAAGTCCAGCGCATCATCCAGCGCTGCAAGACCGATCTCAGTCAGGCGGCTCATCAGAGACGCCGATGTGTCGTCCGGATGGATGGCGGTCCTGCGCTGCACAATGATGTTTCCCGCATCAAGCTCCTGCACGAGTTCCTGCACCGTTACCCCGGTTTCGGACAGTCCCTGCAAGATCGCATGCTGCACCGGCGCGGCGCCCCGAAGTTTCGGCAGCAGCGAGTAATGAACATTGATGAACCGCAGCGGGTCACGGTCATCCGGGAAGTCGCACGGAATGATCTGCCCGAATGCCACGACGACGCAGAGATCGGGTCGCGCGTCGCGCAGCTTCTCGCAAGCCTCGCCGCACGCCCCGCGTTCGGGCTGCAACACGGGCAGGCCGAGTTCTTCGGCCACTTTCTTCACCGCCGGTGGCTCGAGCGCGCCGCTTCTTCCACGTGGCCGGTCGCATTGGGTGACCACCGCCACGATGTCATGCTTCGGAGCCAGATGCTCCAGGTACCTCGCCGCCGTCGCGGGTGTCCCGAAGAACGCCAACCTCATCGTCCACCACTCCTGTTCCTGCGCATACGCTCGAAGCGCTCCTTGGCCTCCTCCCAGGTGGTCTCGTCGAAACGGTACCCATGCTCGGCGCTTTCGTCAGGGACCATCCACCTCAGCGTACCCTCTTCCGCGCGGTCCACGAAAAGTACGCCGTTGAGGTGGTCAATCTCATGCTGGATAGCACGGGCCATTAGCCCTTCGGCCTCGATCCGCAGATCCGCCCCGTCCAGGCCCACGGCCTCAGCGATCACCCGGGCGCTGCGGCGGACCACGGCGTGGAGTGTGGGCAGGCTCAGGCAGCCCTCCATACCCTCCTGTTCGCCTTCGCGTTCCACGATGCGGGGGTTGAGCAGGCAGACGATCTCCGCATCCTCGTCCTCCTCTGTCTCCGCATCTTCATCAATCCACTGCAGACAGACCGCGCGCAGGGACTCGCCCACCTGGGGTGCCGCAAGTCCTACGCCCCGGGCCTCGATCATGGTGGGAACCATGTCGTCGAAAAGCTGCAGGATCTCATCGGTTATCGCATGAACCGGTTTTGCCTTCTTGCGCAGCACCGGATCTCCACAGAACAGAATCTCGCGTTTCATAGCACTCTTTTCTCATGTCACATCATGTCTTGCGGGTCGATGTCCACGGTTATCCGGGTCTCACCGACGTCGCCCAGCTGCTCGCACAGACCGTCGAGGGCGCGGCTGATGCGCGCCGGGTCCGGTCCTTTGATGAGCATGTGGAAGCGAAACTGGCCCCGCAGCTTGCGCAGCGGCGCCTCCACCGGCCCCAGGTAGTGAACCTCACCACGTCCGCGTGCGACACCGGATTCCTCGAGGATCGCCGCGGCTCGCGCGGCGATTCGGGCAACCTGTTCGGGGTCCGGGTCAGCGAAAGTGATCCGGACCAGGGAGCTGAAGGGAGGATACCCATTCTCGCGCCTCGAAGCAAGCTCTCGGTGGTAGAACTCGGAGTAGTCGTGACGGCTCGCGGCGGCAATTGCAGGATGCTCCGGGTTGTACGTCTGCACGATCACCCGGCCCGGTCGGTCCGCGCGGCCAGCGCGCCCGCTCACCTGAGTCAAGAGCTGGAATGTCTGCTCGGAAGCCCGGAAATCAGGCCGATTGAGCCCCGTGTCCGCGTTGAGCACACCCACCAGGGTCACGTTGGGGAAGTCGTGGCCTTTGGCGATCATCTGGGTCCCCACGAGTACGTTGGCATCGCCTCGTGCGAATCGGCGCAGGATTTCGCCATACGCACCTTTGTTGGCGGTGGTATCCCGGTCCAGGCGGACCACAACCGCCCCCGCAATCCGGCGCTCCACCTGGTCAGCGACCCGCTCAGTACCCAGCCCGCGGTAGCCGATATCGTATCCCTGGCAGTTCTCACACTGATCGGGCACTGCACGCTCGTATCCGCAGTGGTGGCAGCACGCCCGGCGCGTTCCGTGATGGTAGATGAGCGCAACCGCACAGTCCGGACAACGCAGGCTGTGGCCGCATTCGCGGCACAGGATGAAGGTGGAGAACCCTCGTCTGTTCAGGAACAGCATGGCCTGTTCGCCATTGTCTACGCACTCCTGCAGGGCCTGCAGAAGTGCCTCCGAGAACGTGCCGCCCTGTCCGTCCACCGGCTCTTTGCGCAGGTCCACAATCTGCACCGGTGGAAGCGGGCGGCTGTCGACACGCTCCGGAAGTTCCACCAGGCAAAGCCCGCTGTCTTGGGCCTTCGCTGCGAAGTACGTCTCAATTGACGGCGTCGCGCTACCCACGATGAGCACCGCGTTCTCACGCCGGGCACGCTCCGCTGCCACAAGCTGGGCGGCATAGCGCGGATCGGAATCCTGCTTATAGGCGCGCTCGTGCTCCTCATCCACCACGATCACGCCCACATTGCGGCACGGTGCGAAGATCGCGGAACGCGCGCCGATCACGATGTCGGCATCGCCGCGCTGGATGCGGTCCCATTCATCGTACCGCTCTCCGGGCCCCAGCGAACTGTGGAGCACCGCCAGCCTTTCGCCAAATCGCGCGCGGAAACGCCCCACCGTCTGGGGTGTGAGGGCGATCTCCGGCACGAGCACGATAGCGCCGCGCCCTGCCTCCAGCGCCGACCGGATGCTGTGAAGATACACTTCCGTCTTGCCGCTTCCTGTCACGCCGAATACGAGCACCGCTTCGTGCGTACCCCGCGCCAGGGCCTGGCGCACCCGGTCCACCGCCGCCTTCTGCGCGGCGTTGAGGTTCAGGAACAACTCGCTCTCATTGCCGATCG is a window of Armatimonadota bacterium DNA encoding:
- a CDS encoding tetratricopeptide repeat protein, whose translation is MEEAIQRLYEQAEQARLNGDYATAKSLLEEVAQACPNEACCHWSMGHVLMNSGDFDGAPEAFRTACELEPDNPRFLLDLAKFLEMMGEFDEARPYLERVVEVAPSSREAGEAKKSLSYY
- a CDS encoding methionyl-tRNA formyltransferase, with the protein product MRLAFFGTPATAARYLEHLAPKHDIVAVVTQCDRPRGRSGALEPPAVKKVAEELGLPVLQPERGACGEACEKLRDARPDLCVVVAFGQIIPCDFPDDRDPLRFINVHYSLLPKLRGAAPVQHAILQGLSETGVTVQELVQELDAGNIIVQRRTAIHPDDTSASLMSRLTEIGLAALDDALDLIESGNAPSVPQDESQATWAPCIRKADGLIDWREPAEQIEREVRAYYPWPSAYTSYRGRLLRILKAKPVESQEGLEGIPGSVVEIKPGESFTVACGRGALVVTQVQGAGRASMSAAEWLNGARLEIRAQFG
- a CDS encoding DUF4445 domain-containing protein — encoded protein: MAEQIAVLIQPDGLQVRAVAGTLVSDITHAADIDLHLPCAGRGTCGKCKFTVIEGNVSEPTDAERRALDETELAQGVRLACQTRVLGDAVVLVPATARVIGTKSLDGELVRPVALEPNVRQIPVKLDPPALEDQRSDFDRLATALEPLVPRLYACPPALQRLPEALRADHFQVVASIVGSRLVDVHPGLEPPRTLGVAVDIGSTTVVAYVVDLLTGRQLSAAAAYNEQGRHGADVISRIEYSNSHEGGLEELRELVVGTVNDVIDKALANCDCRHEEIYEVTVVGNTAMNHFFMGLDPRYVAQAPYIPVSSRPQELRPADAGLRMNPRGNVFCLPVIAGFVGADTVGVILATDMIERPRPVLAVDIGTNGEVALWTGKKLLVTSCAAGPAFEGAQIEHGMRAAPGAIEHVSIDGDDISIQTIDGQEPVGICGSGLFDALAVALELGVVDQGGRFVNGSLPENMSAAAQARIVGDGNERRFLLSALDAARPIYLSQRDVRELQLAKGAVRAAIELLLQFSDLSADDLDEILLAGAFGNYIDPASALRMGMLPPVPLERIKGVGNAAGAGALLALISKEERRTSVEIAASAEHIELSRRPEFQMAFMETMMFP
- the priA gene encoding primosomal protein N', with translation MGEAGHGGPAAGGRGSLRSKQPFQASLFADEARQSDAYCEVIVDADTRSLDRVLTYSLPEHLRQQVHVGSYVSVPLGRQTVPGFVIRITETAPDFRTRPITDKLSDEDPLRPQDVDLALWMADRYRCSLADALRCFLPPGGVRKAVRTVELTEAGRHASADLAVSSAPNQNVVLQELRQRESATVWQLGKAFGGGKAGAAKAGAALQGLIRKGLVVERREVSRPAAAPKTRLTAQLAGDAEEDWEAVAAGLERRAPKQAEVIRALMKADEPVPVSELPRQAVNALRATGLVCIGQSRVERAPQEQSIGNESELFLNLNAAQKAAVDRVRQALARGTHEAVLVFGVTGSGKTEVYLHSIRSALEAGRGAIVLVPEIALTPQTVGRFRARFGERLAVLHSSLGPGERYDEWDRIQRGDADIVIGARSAIFAPCRNVGVIVVDEEHERAYKQDSDPRYAAQLVAAERARRENAVLIVGSATPSIETYFAAKAQDSGLCLVELPERVDSRPLPPVQIVDLRKEPVDGQGGTFSEALLQALQECVDNGEQAMLFLNRRGFSTFILCRECGHSLRCPDCAVALIYHHGTRRACCHHCGYERAVPDQCENCQGYDIGYRGLGTERVADQVERRIAGAVVVRLDRDTTANKGAYGEILRRFARGDANVLVGTQMIAKGHDFPNVTLVGVLNADTGLNRPDFRASEQTFQLLTQVSGRAGRADRPGRVIVQTYNPEHPAIAAASRHDYSEFYHRELASRRENGYPPFSSLVRITFADPDPEQVARIAARAAAILEESGVARGRGEVHYLGPVEAPLRKLRGQFRFHMLIKGPDPARISRALDGLCEQLGDVGETRITVDIDPQDMM
- the def gene encoding peptide deformylase, giving the protein MKREILFCGDPVLRKKAKPVHAITDEILQLFDDMVPTMIEARGVGLAAPQVGESLRAVCLQWIDEDAETEEDEDAEIVCLLNPRIVEREGEQEGMEGCLSLPTLHAVVRRSARVIAEAVGLDGADLRIEAEGLMARAIQHEIDHLNGVLFVDRAEEGTLRWMVPDESAEHGYRFDETTWEEAKERFERMRRNRSGGR